A single window of Streptomyces cathayae DNA harbors:
- a CDS encoding potassium channel family protein, with protein sequence MAVIGLGRFGRSVAAELMRRDWDVLGVDADVGIVQRVGEELTQVAAADCTDPAALAQLGVGEFSRVVVGIGTDLEASILTTSNLVDAGVAAIWVRATTRQHGQILERIGAHHIVLPEHDMGERVAHLVTGRMLDFIAFDSDYALIKTLAPKVVGGIPLGESRVRSTYGVTVVGIKRPGADFTHATAETVVHPGDVIIVTGRTRAVEMFAELDR encoded by the coding sequence GTGGCGGTGATCGGTCTCGGCCGTTTCGGACGGTCCGTGGCGGCTGAGCTGATGCGGCGTGACTGGGACGTGCTCGGCGTCGACGCCGACGTCGGCATCGTCCAGAGGGTCGGCGAAGAGCTGACCCAGGTCGCCGCCGCGGACTGCACCGACCCCGCTGCGCTGGCGCAGCTCGGCGTCGGCGAGTTCTCCCGCGTGGTGGTCGGTATCGGCACCGACCTGGAGGCCAGCATCCTGACCACCTCCAACCTCGTCGACGCCGGCGTGGCCGCCATCTGGGTCCGGGCCACCACCCGGCAGCACGGCCAGATCCTGGAACGCATCGGTGCCCACCACATCGTCCTGCCCGAGCACGACATGGGCGAGCGCGTGGCCCACCTGGTCACCGGCCGGATGCTGGACTTCATCGCCTTCGACAGCGATTACGCGCTGATCAAGACGCTTGCCCCGAAGGTCGTCGGCGGGATCCCGCTGGGCGAGAGCCGGGTGCGCAGTACGTACGGCGTGACCGTCGTCGGCATCAAACGCCCCGGCGCCGACTTCACCCACGCCACCGCCGAGACGGTCGTCCATCCCGGCGACGTCATCATCGTCACGGGCAGGACCCGGGCGGTGGAGATGTTCGCGGAGCTGGACCGGTGA
- a CDS encoding TrkH family potassium uptake protein, translating to MAEGHRRLLVAVGTTRARWSRLAAYPTRGVVLAFAFVVVLGAALLMLPAATEPGRDTGVLTALFTSTGAVSGGLPLVGTGSHWSAFGEGVVLALIQIGGFGIMTLASLLALLVSGRLRLRTQLATQEERSLSVGGIRRVVLGVAGITLAVELATAAVLTVRFHIGHGLTAGNAVYHGIFYGISAFSNAGFGLRDDNLVGYAHDPWIVLPIAAACVLGALGFPVLFELLRSRPGARGGTRHRWSLHTRLTLLTSAVLLTVGTVMTCALEWSNPRTLGSLDWGDKLLDGFFTAASARTAGFTTVDTGAMEPATLLGICVLMFIGGGSAGTAGGIKVTTFAVLGAAILAEIRGRTDADIMGRRISAATLRQALTVALLGVGLVMAGTLVLLAVTRERADAVLAILFEAVSAFGTVGLSTGITGELPAVGQLTVIVMMFVGRVGPITLASALALRQRDRRYTLPEERPVIG from the coding sequence GTGGCGGAGGGGCATCGGAGGTTGCTGGTGGCCGTGGGTACGACTCGGGCCCGGTGGTCCCGGCTGGCCGCCTATCCCACCCGTGGCGTCGTCCTGGCCTTCGCGTTCGTCGTCGTGCTGGGTGCGGCCCTGCTGATGCTGCCGGCCGCCACCGAGCCCGGCAGGGACACCGGCGTACTGACTGCCCTGTTCACCTCCACGGGGGCGGTCAGCGGCGGGCTGCCCCTCGTGGGGACCGGCAGCCACTGGAGCGCGTTCGGCGAGGGCGTGGTCCTGGCTCTGATCCAGATCGGCGGGTTCGGCATCATGACGCTCGCGTCGCTGCTGGCCCTGCTCGTCTCCGGTCGGCTGCGACTGCGGACACAGCTCGCCACGCAGGAGGAGAGGAGCCTCAGCGTCGGTGGCATCCGTCGGGTGGTCCTGGGAGTCGCGGGCATCACGCTGGCCGTCGAACTGGCCACGGCCGCCGTGCTCACGGTCCGTTTCCACATCGGCCATGGTCTGACAGCCGGAAACGCCGTCTACCACGGGATCTTCTACGGGATCTCCGCCTTCAGCAACGCCGGGTTCGGGCTGCGCGACGACAACCTCGTCGGCTATGCGCACGATCCCTGGATCGTCCTGCCGATCGCCGCCGCCTGTGTGCTCGGTGCCCTCGGCTTCCCCGTACTGTTCGAACTGCTGCGCAGCCGCCCGGGCGCCCGCGGCGGCACCCGGCACCGCTGGTCCCTGCACACCCGGCTCACCCTCCTCACCTCCGCGGTCCTGCTCACCGTCGGCACCGTCATGACCTGCGCGCTGGAGTGGAGCAACCCGAGGACTCTCGGATCCCTGGACTGGGGGGACAAGCTGCTGGACGGGTTCTTCACCGCTGCCAGCGCGCGTACCGCCGGCTTCACCACCGTCGACACCGGTGCCATGGAACCGGCCACCCTCCTGGGCATCTGCGTGCTGATGTTCATCGGCGGCGGCAGCGCGGGTACCGCGGGCGGCATCAAGGTCACCACGTTCGCGGTCCTGGGAGCGGCGATCCTGGCCGAGATCCGTGGGCGCACCGACGCGGACATCATGGGCCGCCGGATCTCCGCGGCCACGCTGCGCCAGGCCCTCACCGTGGCGCTGCTGGGTGTGGGTCTCGTCATGGCGGGCACCTTGGTGTTGCTCGCCGTCACCAGGGAAAGAGCCGACGCGGTCCTGGCGATCCTGTTCGAGGCCGTCTCCGCTTTCGGCACGGTCGGCCTGAGTACCGGCATCACCGGGGAACTTCCCGCAGTCGGCCAACTCACCGTCATCGTCATGATGTTCGTCGGGCGCGTCGGCCCGATCACTCTCGCCAGCGCGCTCGCACTGCGTCAGCGCGACCGCCGGTACACCCTGCCCGAGGAGCGACCCGTCATTGGCTGA
- a CDS encoding trypco2 family protein codes for MGDVEPIGLAEAIGSVRAELARAQAEGAESDWRFTVEQVSLEFSVQFHRAGEGGAGLRLGVVEARLGGSVSHDSTHRIEVALKPLPRPDGTHHKVSREDTAAPHRPEPHDGSLLRG; via the coding sequence ATGGGAGATGTGGAACCGATCGGTCTTGCGGAGGCCATCGGCTCGGTCCGTGCGGAGCTGGCGCGGGCCCAGGCGGAAGGAGCGGAGAGCGACTGGCGGTTCACCGTGGAGCAGGTCAGCCTGGAGTTCTCGGTGCAGTTCCACCGGGCCGGCGAGGGCGGGGCGGGCCTGCGCCTGGGCGTGGTCGAGGCGCGTCTGGGCGGCTCGGTGAGCCATGACTCCACGCACCGCATCGAGGTCGCCCTCAAGCCCCTTCCCCGCCCCGACGGCACTCACCACAAGGTGAGCCGCGAGGACACCGCTGCCCCCCACCGGCCGGAACCGCACGACGGCTCCCTCCTGCGGGGCTAG